Proteins encoded by one window of Xenopus tropicalis strain Nigerian chromosome 6, UCB_Xtro_10.0, whole genome shotgun sequence:
- the aldh5a1 gene encoding succinate-semialdehyde dehydrogenase, mitochondrial (The RefSeq protein has 1 substitution compared to this genomic sequence), which produces MSSSLASSLLRSAAYVGGSWVRASDSVTFPVLDPATGAELAQVSDCGPRECREAIKAASEAFKSWKDVSGKERSVLLRRWYDLMIQDKEDLAKIITAENGKPLKEALGEILYAAGFLEWFSEEARRVYGDVIPVAVKDRRAVVLKQPVGVAAIITPWNFPSAMITRKVGAALAAGCTVVVKPAEDTPLSALALAELAQQAGFPAGVYNVVPCSREKTPAVGETLCTDLAVSKISFTGSTATGKILLHHAANSVKRVSMELGGHAPFIVFDSANVDQAVAGALASKFRNSGQTCVCSNRFLVQKGIHNTFVSKLAALMNKELRIGHGFGDGVTQGPLINEKAVQKVEQHVSNAVSLGAQIEAGGKRSAVGKNFFEPTLLSNVTTDMLCTQEETFGPLAPVIKFDTEEEAVAIANSANVGLAGYFYSQDPAQIWRVAERLEVGMVGVNEGLLSSVECPFGGVKQSGIGREGSKYGIDEYLEVKYVCFGGL; this is translated from the exons ATGTCTTCCTCCCTGGCATCTTCGCTGCTGCGATCTGCTGCTTATGTCGGCGGCTCTTGGGTGCGGGCCTCTGACTCTGTGACCTTTCCTGTGCTGGATCCGGCTACTGGGGCAGAACTGGCGCAAGTGTCTGACTGTGGCCCCCGAGAATGTAGGGAGGCAATAAAGGCAGCCTCCGAAGCCTTCAAATCATGGAAAGACGTGTCGGGCAAG gaGAGGAGTGTTCTGCTGCGGAGATGGTATGATTTAATGATCCAGAATAAAGAGGACCTTGCCAAGATTATCACAGCTGAAAAT GGTAAGCCATTGAAGGAGGCACTCGGAGAGATCCTTTATGCAGCCGGCTTTTTGGAATGGTTTTCAGAGGAGGCGCGCCGTGTGTATGGGGATGTGATTCCTGTGGCAGTTAAGGATAGAAGAGCTGTGGTTCTTAAACAGCCTGTAGGAGTCGCAGCGATCATAACTCCA TGGAACTTTCCCAGTGCTATGATAACAAGAAAGGTAGGGGCGGCTCTTGCTGCTGGATGCACTGTTGTTGTAAAGCCTGCTGAGGACACCCCATTATCTGCATTAGCACTTGCAGAG TTGGCCCAGCAGGCTGGATTCCCAGCCGGAGTTTATAATGTTGTCCCTTGTTCAAGAGAGAAGACTCCGGCAGTTGGGGAAACACTGTGCACTGATCTTGCCGTCAGCAAAATTTCCTTTACTGGTTCCACTGCAACAGGAAAG atCCTGTTGCACCATGCAGCCAACTCTGTGAAGAGGGTGTCAATGGAGCTTGGAGGACATGCGCCATTTATTGTGTTTGACAGTGCAAACGTTGACCAAGCTGTTGCTGGGGCTCTAGCTTCAAAATTTCGGAACTCTGGTCAA aCATGTGTGTGCTCCAACAGATTTCTGGTACAGAAAGGGATACACAACACATTTGTGAGCAAACTTGCAGCTCTGATGAATAAGGAGTTACGAATTGGACATGGGTTTGGTGATGGAGTTACACAGGGCCCGCTCATTAATGAAAAGGCAGTGCAGAAG GTGGAGCAACATGTGAGCAATGCCGTGTCTCTTGGTGCCCAAATTGAGGCAGGAGGGAAACGTTCTGCTGTTGGGAAGAATTTCTTTGAACCAACTCTGCTAAGTAACGTTACCACAGACATGCTGTGCACACAAGAAGAAACATTTGGTCCTTTAGCACCAGTCATAAA ATTTGATACAGAAGAAGAAGCAGTTGCCATTGCAAATTCAGCCAATGTTGGCTTAGCAG gaTATTTTTACTCTCAAGATCCAGCACAAATCTGGCGTGTGGCTGAACGTCTGGAAGTAGGGATGGTTGGCGTGAATGAAGGTTTGCTGTCATCTGTCGAGTGCCCATTTGGCGGTGTGAAGCAGTCTGGCATTGGTCGGGAAGGGTCAAAATATGGCATTGATGAGTATTTAGAAGTAAAATATGTATGCTTTGGAGGCTTATAA